One region of Acidobacteriota bacterium genomic DNA includes:
- a CDS encoding response regulator — protein MGSKKVLLVDDEEDILFFLRVYLETRGFDVNFASELEEAESLLANECYSVVVLDLRLTRLDISSGLTLIKFIRKQCLDIGIIVLTAYGSEEVEKEARSLGADMFLHKPQPLSEIDRRISSLMNVVL, from the coding sequence ATGGGTTCAAAAAAGGTTTTACTCGTCGATGATGAAGAAGACATTCTATTTTTCCTTCGCGTTTATCTTGAAACCAGAGGATTCGATGTGAATTTTGCAAGTGAACTCGAAGAAGCCGAATCCCTCCTCGCCAATGAATGTTACTCGGTCGTGGTCCTCGATTTACGCCTGACCCGCCTAGACATTTCCAGCGGACTGACGTTAATCAAATTCATTCGCAAGCAATGTCTGGATATCGGCATCATCGTTTTGACGGCATATGGCAGTGAAGAAGTAGAAAAAGAAGCCCGTAGTTTGGGTGCCGATATGTTCCTTCATAAACCGCAACCGCTTTCAGAGATCGACCGACGAATCTCTTCGTTGATGAATGTGGTTTTATGA
- a CDS encoding PAS domain S-box protein yields MKGTSLILFARAQPVLGGYILFILFTQLVENTDLIYGGIIGLLFPAGVALGMGIWLQDEEQEKAIAVADEGQEESLLRPDAVQSSFGIFQTDAQGNYLGVNAKWCQITGMSMRRALGMGWADGIHPEDQPRVLKAWQQAIEKAEDYVDEYRFITSPGQAMRLTVMARAVSDEGGEIISYIGTVMDSPKSKKTKQPLKELKKSFSKVINVLTQPISIGVDGRFLVVNDSLAELTGFSREELIGHTAVELGMVTNLDELSKLYEILKEHKTVKNFEMQVRRKDGNIRTYLVSGEILEFEGERFNLFIGNDITDRIKVEDELKQSQMAVKSLINDIDGIIWEAKLTSLPTCPDPAGKIHSPNLSITFVSKQAERLLGYPIEQWLSEADFWFNHIHPADQAWMVNYYTLSIDEFKKLPNLNLEYRMVAADGHIVWFRDKLNLFVADDQSILLRGMMIDISQQKAMERNLRASQKRFAKAFYSSPYWHSIISLKDYQYLDINNKALQSTGYTREELIGKNPDQLNLWVYEDVCNELAQLVEERKPINNIEIGFRRKTGEIREGLLSAEYLELDGEDCLLTTILDVTERNLNESLLEAINDIQSQFIDKDEPNKVFGRILEYFLSLTKSEYGFIGEILHTHEGTPYLRTHAITNIAWNEETRSLYESNAPNLEFYNLQTILGETITTDKPVIANDPRTGRLPAGHPPINKYLGLPIHFNKELVGMVGLANRPAGYHQEIIRFLQPLIAVCGSLIVSYKTEKEREHMELDLRASEERFSKAFNENLTAMSIHDAKNGQFIDVNEAALLLLGYAREEMLNRDPWELKIWANSEEAECVKEIIRSTGSIKGMEIDVKSKSGKQKTLLVSLQTILINDRKCLLTTSRDITDRNEREKIQNQMKDALRKSAWEWTTTFDAIEFPIVLTDRFGRIKRANQATLEASKITEFKNLVGATINDLATFEPWKTASKLLKVAIESGEAISWQAIEKSQGQVWDLTANPLLGHRPEENLIIITIREITPIIQLQESLRRNERMAAMGQLIAGVAHEVRNPLFGIAAAVETFEQVLNAKTEYQIYFDIISRNVKRLSSLMEELIDYGQPNKSPQAYGKIEEVIAQAINWCRQLQNERDVLIEYDFKIESPPILMDQNRLTQVFQNVLQNALQHSPAKSLINIEVNRIDLEGQSWIECNIIDQGCGFNPNDLPRVFEPFFTRRKGGIGLGLSLVQKIIEDYGGKIQVRNRLDGQPGAEVSISLPCLKR; encoded by the coding sequence GTGAAGGGGACATCATTAATTTTATTTGCGCGCGCTCAACCTGTTTTAGGAGGTTACATCCTATTCATCCTCTTTACACAGTTAGTCGAAAACACTGATTTGATTTATGGCGGAATTATTGGGCTGCTATTTCCCGCAGGGGTGGCGCTGGGTATGGGAATATGGTTGCAGGATGAAGAACAGGAGAAAGCGATAGCGGTTGCGGATGAGGGTCAAGAAGAGAGTTTGCTTCGACCAGATGCGGTTCAATCTTCATTCGGCATTTTTCAAACCGATGCCCAGGGGAATTATCTCGGCGTTAATGCGAAATGGTGTCAAATAACCGGGATGTCCATGCGCCGGGCGTTAGGAATGGGATGGGCAGACGGCATTCACCCTGAAGATCAACCCCGAGTGCTTAAAGCCTGGCAACAGGCGATTGAAAAAGCCGAAGACTATGTTGACGAATACCGCTTTATAACATCGCCAGGGCAGGCGATGCGTCTTACGGTCATGGCGCGCGCGGTCAGCGATGAAGGTGGCGAAATAATTTCTTATATCGGCACGGTGATGGATTCACCCAAGTCGAAAAAAACCAAACAACCCTTGAAAGAATTAAAGAAATCCTTTTCAAAAGTTATCAATGTCCTTACTCAACCTATCAGCATCGGAGTTGATGGCAGGTTCCTGGTGGTCAATGACTCGCTAGCTGAATTAACGGGGTTTTCCAGAGAAGAGTTGATCGGGCATACGGCGGTAGAACTCGGCATGGTTACAAACCTCGATGAATTATCCAAGCTCTACGAAATCCTTAAAGAGCATAAAACAGTAAAAAACTTCGAGATGCAGGTAAGGAGAAAAGACGGAAATATACGAACCTATCTGGTTTCGGGAGAAATTTTAGAATTCGAGGGGGAACGATTCAATCTCTTCATTGGCAATGATATTACGGATCGTATAAAAGTGGAGGATGAATTAAAGCAATCGCAGATGGCTGTTAAATCCTTGATCAATGATATTGACGGAATCATTTGGGAAGCAAAATTAACCTCCCTGCCGACCTGCCCTGACCCGGCAGGAAAAATTCATTCGCCGAACCTTTCGATTACTTTTGTCAGCAAACAAGCCGAGCGGTTGTTGGGTTACCCGATTGAACAATGGCTCTCGGAAGCGGATTTCTGGTTCAATCATATCCACCCGGCTGATCAGGCTTGGATGGTAAACTATTACACGCTTTCCATCGACGAATTTAAGAAACTGCCAAATTTGAATCTTGAATATCGCATGGTTGCTGCCGACGGGCATATCGTATGGTTCAGGGATAAGCTCAATCTTTTTGTTGCCGATGATCAATCCATCCTGCTGCGCGGAATGATGATTGATATTAGCCAACAAAAAGCGATGGAAAGGAATTTACGCGCTTCGCAAAAGCGTTTTGCCAAGGCTTTTTATTCCAGCCCCTATTGGCACAGCATCATCAGCCTCAAAGATTATCAATATCTCGACATTAATAACAAAGCGCTGCAATCGACCGGGTATACGCGAGAAGAACTTATCGGCAAAAACCCCGATCAATTGAATCTCTGGGTGTACGAAGACGTATGCAATGAACTTGCACAACTGGTCGAAGAGCGAAAGCCAATCAACAACATTGAAATCGGTTTTCGGAGAAAAACCGGTGAAATTCGCGAAGGATTACTATCAGCCGAATACCTGGAATTAGATGGTGAAGATTGTCTGCTGACGACGATTCTGGATGTCACTGAACGCAACCTTAATGAAAGTCTGTTGGAAGCAATTAATGATATTCAATCGCAATTTATCGACAAGGATGAACCCAATAAGGTGTTTGGAAGAATCCTCGAATATTTCTTATCGCTGACCAAAAGCGAATATGGCTTCATTGGCGAAATCCTTCACACCCACGAAGGAACTCCCTATCTCAGAACCCATGCCATCACCAATATTGCCTGGAATGAAGAAACCCGCTCGCTTTATGAAAGTAACGCGCCTAATCTGGAGTTTTATAATCTCCAAACCATTTTGGGTGAAACCATTACTACCGATAAGCCGGTGATTGCCAATGATCCGCGAACCGGCAGATTGCCGGCGGGTCACCCGCCCATCAATAAATATCTCGGACTGCCAATTCATTTCAACAAAGAGTTGGTCGGAATGGTCGGGCTTGCCAATCGCCCTGCCGGATACCATCAGGAAATCATCAGATTTCTGCAACCGCTCATAGCGGTTTGCGGCAGTCTCATCGTTTCCTATAAAACTGAGAAAGAACGCGAGCACATGGAGCTAGACCTGCGCGCCTCTGAAGAGCGATTTTCAAAGGCATTCAATGAAAATCTGACGGCAATGAGTATCCATGATGCCAAAAACGGACAGTTCATTGACGTCAACGAAGCCGCCCTGCTCTTGCTGGGGTACGCACGTGAAGAGATGCTTAATCGTGACCCCTGGGAACTAAAAATTTGGGCGAACTCTGAAGAAGCTGAATGTGTGAAAGAAATTATCCGGTCGACCGGCAGCATCAAAGGGATGGAAATCGATGTAAAATCAAAATCAGGAAAACAGAAAACCCTCCTGGTTTCACTGCAAACCATTCTGATCAATGACCGAAAATGTTTGCTCACCACCAGCAGGGATATTACCGACCGTAATGAGCGGGAGAAAATTCAGAACCAGATGAAGGATGCCCTCAGAAAATCCGCCTGGGAGTGGACAACAACCTTTGATGCTATCGAATTCCCCATCGTCCTCACCGATAGATTTGGTCGAATCAAGAGGGCAAACCAGGCGACTCTCGAAGCCTCTAAAATAACCGAATTTAAAAACCTGGTTGGCGCGACAATCAATGACCTCGCAACCTTTGAACCCTGGAAAACTGCCAGTAAGTTATTAAAAGTTGCTATCGAATCCGGCGAGGCGATCTCCTGGCAGGCTATCGAAAAATCGCAAGGGCAGGTTTGGGATTTAACTGCCAACCCGCTATTGGGTCATCGACCGGAAGAAAACCTGATCATTATTACCATCCGCGAAATTACTCCCATCATTCAATTGCAGGAATCGTTACGGCGCAATGAGAGAATGGCGGCGATGGGGCAACTGATTGCCGGAGTGGCACACGAAGTTCGTAACCCCCTCTTTGGTATCGCCGCAGCCGTTGAAACTTTCGAGCAAGTCTTAAATGCGAAGACTGAATATCAGATCTACTTCGATATCATTTCAAGAAACGTAAAGCGGTTGAGTTCCCTGATGGAAGAACTGATTGATTATGGTCAGCCGAATAAATCTCCGCAAGCTTACGGAAAAATCGAAGAGGTCATCGCCCAGGCAATCAACTGGTGTCGACAACTGCAAAACGAACGTGATGTTTTGATTGAATATGATTTTAAAATCGAGTCGCCACCGATATTGATGGATCAAAATAGACTGACGCAGGTATTTCAAAATGTCCTGCAAAATGCCCTTCAACATTCTCCCGCGAAAAGTTTAATAAACATAGAAGTGAACCGCATCGATTTAGAGGGACAATCCTGGATAGAGTGCAACATCATCGATCAGGGTTGTGGATTTAATCCCAATGATCTGCCCAGAGTGTTTGAACCTTTCTTTACACGTCGTAAAGGAGGAATTGGACTTGGGCTTTCCCTGGTGCAAAAAATCATCGAAGATTACGGTGGAAAAATACAGGTCAGGAACCGTTTGGATGGACAGCCGGGGGCTGAGGTCTCCATCAGCTTACCCTGCTTGAAGCGATAA
- a CDS encoding EAL domain-containing protein has product MNANGTPSKLDAILQPGGISVVFQPIFRFTPVGGCVQGLECLSRGPKGSSFERADILFDYVRRKKEEPLVDRACITEALNAAAGLVTWQHLFLNLHAVTLERHSDFAYFLVELSRKFNISLSRVTLEITEQGTIRDYSKFLQTLNALRESGVSLALDDVGSGYSNFKMILDCRPDYIKADKHLIKNCSTDRHRRVILESLAYIAREFHSEVIAEGIENLADMERVLGLGINMLQGFLLSPPMRGAELIASDLLHQEFISDFNHPFPKLGSYLKKLHTYLRIRKAENGKSYRWISTLLK; this is encoded by the coding sequence ATGAACGCGAACGGCACCCCCTCAAAACTTGATGCCATCCTCCAGCCCGGCGGAATATCCGTGGTTTTCCAACCGATTTTCCGCTTCACGCCAGTCGGAGGATGCGTTCAGGGACTGGAATGCCTGAGCCGAGGACCGAAAGGCAGCAGTTTTGAAAGGGCGGATATTCTCTTTGATTATGTGCGCAGAAAAAAAGAAGAGCCGCTTGTGGATCGCGCCTGTATAACGGAAGCATTAAACGCGGCTGCCGGATTGGTTACGTGGCAACACCTGTTTCTAAATTTGCACGCGGTCACGCTTGAGCGCCACAGCGACTTTGCTTATTTTCTGGTGGAGCTATCGAGAAAATTCAACATCTCGCTTTCGCGTGTGACATTGGAAATTACCGAACAAGGAACCATCAGGGATTATTCCAAGTTTTTACAAACCTTAAACGCGCTCAGAGAAAGCGGCGTAAGCCTCGCCCTGGATGATGTGGGTAGTGGCTATTCTAATTTCAAAATGATACTTGATTGCAGACCGGATTATATCAAAGCCGATAAACACCTGATCAAGAATTGCTCAACGGATAGACATCGCCGCGTTATCCTTGAATCGCTCGCCTACATTGCACGAGAGTTTCATTCGGAAGTAATCGCTGAGGGAATCGAAAATCTTGCAGATATGGAAAGGGTTCTTGGACTGGGAATCAATATGCTTCAAGGATTCCTGCTCTCCCCACCGATGCGGGGCGCGGAACTGATTGCAAGCGACTTGCTTCATCAGGAATTTATATCTGATTTTAATCATCCTTTTCCCAAACTCGGTTCATATTTAAAAAAGCTGCACACCTATCTGAGAATCAGGAAAGCAGAGAACGGAAAAAGTTATCGATGGATCAGTACATTATTAAAGTAA
- a CDS encoding PAS domain-containing protein, which yields MRKKTEKRIANTGKTVVLLAITDASIRELVRHIFSGNTFHLFEAADGNDVELLFRRLEPDLVIVDSLIKPADALSICQRIRLLSSGEKAAIVVIGTETQIAPNDFLKAGADDFLTYPLFPALLQNRADTILRSKQSALRLSIMETLFTHAGEAMLIVDRSFRNLPIIEVNQAFETLTGYSSADVVGRNEWFFSAFADESVFKGLTENHKQMVAKVYRKDGSSFWGDIKITPVLNSKKPVTHQAVLISDVTPQVEAAEIKNERQHIANLTKEMELAFNTMKERRRFTETILDEITAGIITTNPQGLISFVNRMALSTIEGTSAQSLGKDVLEVFGKNKKLQEALLAAEKSGEQRIDFELTTSSRRKLDIGMTIIAPKDARLPEFGYVLLFRDLSSRHQIEMELRRVERLTALGHMASGFAHEVRNPLAALRSLSEILMAETEPTDPRQEYIRRSLSLLQRIEHLVTTSLHFGKPKLPRLQICNPASLIENTLDILAPRFKDYSTTPVVEMNDDLPSAYVDEGQIVEVLLTLIENALDSVGEPSRIRIAGSSEPVAFNLKKHGAKMIRIDIQDDGTGIAEDLIPYVFDPFFTTKPKGTGLGLSIAQRLVESNHGHLLLSSTPGVETIFSLFLPVWEKEDEICFID from the coding sequence ATGCGGAAAAAAACTGAGAAAAGAATAGCCAACACCGGCAAGACAGTTGTCTTGCTGGCGATAACCGATGCCTCAATTCGCGAATTGGTACGGCACATTTTTAGTGGAAACACTTTTCATCTGTTTGAGGCTGCCGATGGCAATGACGTCGAATTACTTTTTCGTAGACTTGAACCTGATCTGGTTATCGTCGATTCGCTTATCAAGCCCGCTGATGCCTTATCCATTTGTCAAAGGATTCGATTATTGTCTTCTGGTGAGAAGGCTGCCATTGTGGTTATCGGCACTGAAACGCAAATCGCTCCCAATGATTTTTTGAAGGCAGGCGCGGATGATTTTCTAACCTACCCTTTATTTCCCGCTCTATTACAAAATCGCGCCGACACCATTTTACGAAGCAAGCAATCCGCTTTACGGTTGTCGATAATGGAAACCTTATTCACTCACGCGGGCGAAGCAATGCTTATCGTTGACCGCAGCTTTCGCAACCTGCCAATTATAGAAGTAAATCAGGCATTTGAAACCTTGACCGGATATTCGTCTGCGGATGTGGTTGGACGCAATGAATGGTTCTTCAGCGCCTTTGCAGATGAATCCGTTTTTAAAGGATTAACCGAAAACCATAAACAGATGGTGGCAAAAGTTTATCGAAAAGATGGTTCATCCTTTTGGGGAGATATAAAAATCACCCCGGTCTTGAATTCAAAAAAACCCGTCACCCATCAAGCTGTATTAATATCCGATGTGACGCCACAGGTAGAAGCGGCTGAAATAAAAAACGAGCGTCAACATATTGCCAATCTTACAAAGGAAATGGAGTTGGCATTTAATACGATGAAAGAGCGCCGACGCTTCACCGAAACCATCCTTGATGAGATTACCGCAGGCATCATCACCACCAATCCGCAAGGCTTAATTTCATTCGTCAACCGCATGGCGCTAAGCACCATCGAAGGGACTTCTGCCCAGTCACTCGGAAAGGATGTGCTCGAAGTTTTTGGCAAAAATAAAAAGCTTCAGGAAGCGTTGCTTGCAGCCGAAAAAAGCGGCGAGCAACGCATTGATTTTGAACTGACGACTTCGAGCAGGCGAAAACTCGATATCGGTATGACGATCATTGCGCCCAAAGATGCCCGTCTGCCGGAATTCGGCTACGTGCTTTTATTCAGAGACCTGAGCAGTCGCCACCAGATTGAAATGGAATTGCGCAGAGTTGAGCGGCTAACCGCTCTAGGGCACATGGCATCGGGGTTTGCCCATGAAGTTCGCAATCCGCTTGCCGCGCTGCGGTCGCTTTCGGAAATCCTGATGGCTGAAACCGAACCGACCGATCCCAGGCAGGAATATATTCGCCGGTCGCTTTCTTTACTTCAACGAATCGAACATCTGGTCACCACCTCTCTGCATTTCGGCAAGCCTAAGCTTCCGCGATTACAAATTTGCAATCCGGCTTCGCTAATCGAAAACACCCTCGATATTCTCGCCCCACGATTTAAAGATTATTCAACTACTCCGGTTGTCGAGATGAATGACGATCTGCCATCGGCTTATGTCGATGAAGGACAGATTGTCGAGGTGCTGCTGACGCTCATTGAAAACGCCCTGGATTCAGTCGGCGAGCCGTCACGTATTCGCATCGCGGGTTCCAGCGAACCCGTCGCTTTCAACCTGAAGAAACACGGAGCCAAAATGATTCGCATTGACATCCAGGATGACGGCACGGGGATTGCCGAAGACCTCATCCCCTACGTTTTCGACCCGTTTTTTACAACCAAACCCAAGGGGACAGGTCTTGGGCTTTCAATCGCCCAACGTCTGGTTGAGAGCAATCACGGGCATTTGCTGCTCTCATCTACTCCAGGGGTTGAAACCATTTTTAGTTTATTTTTGCCGGTCTGGGAAAAGGAAGATGAAATCTGTTTTATTGATTGA
- a CDS encoding sigma-54 dependent transcriptional regulator, translating into MKSVLLIEDDEDLAFAFNAILSRYHYEVRVVADATSALEAVSQSTFDLVLLDLGLPDADGMEVLATLKEEDAVCPVVVLTGRDNATSAVKALRLGATDYLTKPITSEVLINVVSRAIENSSLRRLLEAMQRMETERAATIGESPIWRQAVNEIEAAATAPRTPVLLTGETGTGKEVCSRLLHGLSKRASGSFVTVNAACFPPTLLESELFGHEAGAFTDARNSRRGLFELASGGILFLDEVAELPREIQAKLLRVLEGHPFRRVGGEREIHSDVRIISATNRDLSEEVKLGRFREDLYHRLKVIEIHLPALRKRTGDISRLALHFVAKLRGEVGKPHLSISRDALEKLEQYAWPGNVRELRNVIERALVLARGAEIKVCDLPIEISGAVKFKPNFPSPCATPSPLEAVIKQHILATYKSTGENLTRAASILAMSRVALRRHLREYGIKPVTS; encoded by the coding sequence ATGAAATCTGTTTTATTGATTGAGGACGACGAAGACCTCGCCTTTGCCTTTAACGCGATTCTATCGCGCTATCATTATGAGGTTCGCGTAGTCGCTGATGCCACATCTGCTCTTGAAGCGGTTTCTCAATCCACTTTCGATTTAGTGCTTCTGGATTTGGGATTGCCCGATGCTGACGGCATGGAAGTGCTCGCCACTTTGAAGGAAGAGGACGCGGTTTGTCCGGTCGTCGTATTGACCGGTCGTGACAATGCCACCAGCGCAGTTAAAGCTTTGCGATTAGGGGCAACCGATTATCTTACCAAGCCGATTACTTCCGAAGTCCTGATTAACGTGGTATCGCGGGCGATTGAGAATTCATCATTGCGGCGATTGCTTGAAGCTATGCAGCGCATGGAGACTGAACGGGCAGCAACGATTGGCGAATCACCCATATGGCGACAGGCAGTGAATGAGATTGAAGCGGCGGCAACTGCGCCACGCACACCGGTGTTACTTACAGGCGAAACCGGAACCGGCAAAGAGGTTTGTTCGCGTTTGCTTCACGGTTTAAGCAAACGCGCTTCAGGATCATTTGTCACCGTCAATGCCGCCTGCTTTCCGCCGACACTTCTTGAGTCAGAGTTATTCGGACACGAAGCCGGGGCTTTTACGGATGCCCGGAACAGCCGTCGAGGATTATTTGAACTCGCTTCCGGCGGAATATTATTTCTTGATGAAGTAGCCGAACTGCCGCGTGAAATCCAAGCCAAACTGTTAAGAGTGCTCGAAGGTCATCCGTTCCGTAGAGTGGGGGGTGAAAGAGAAATTCATTCCGATGTGCGCATCATCTCAGCCACCAACCGCGATTTATCCGAAGAGGTCAAACTGGGGCGGTTCAGAGAAGACCTCTACCATCGCCTTAAAGTCATCGAAATCCATCTCCCTGCTTTGAGAAAGCGGACGGGTGACATCTCGCGTCTGGCGCTGCATTTCGTCGCTAAACTTCGCGGCGAGGTCGGCAAGCCGCATCTGTCAATTTCCCGAGATGCGCTTGAGAAACTGGAACAGTATGCGTGGCCCGGTAATGTTCGTGAGTTAAGAAACGTCATCGAACGCGCGCTGGTGCTGGCTCGCGGTGCGGAAATAAAGGTGTGCGACCTGCCGATAGAAATATCCGGGGCGGTGAAATTTAAACCGAACTTCCCATCCCCTTGCGCAACCCCTTCTCCACTTGAAGCGGTCATCAAGCAGCATATCCTGGCAACTTATAAAAGCACCGGTGAAAATCTCACGCGCGCCGCTTCAATCCTGGCAATGTCGAGAGTCGCTTTGCGGCGACACCTGAGAGAGTATGGAATTAAACCGGTCACATCCTGA
- a CDS encoding sigma-54 dependent transcriptional regulator: MIKGTILVVDDESYLRQIICEYLKEAGYKTAEAGNCQDAINMYQVIQPDVVVCDYSLPDGTALTLLPQLRAIDKNISMIVLTGHGSINLAVQAIKEGAEHFLTKPIELATLCIVIERILENLRNRRKQIISEVQKDRLDKNPFLGVSPAMQLLAEQVRMIINVDTPILIEGETGTGKTRLARWIHDHGHRAKEPFVDLNCAGLSPDLLESELFGHEKGAFTGAITGKPGLFETANHGTVFLDEIGDIDLRVQPKLLKAIEEQRFRRLGGVRDLQVNIRLIAATHENLYQLVESGKFRSDLYFRINTLTLRIPPLRKRPDDIPIIARHLLRDRSTMLGRGEMSLSRDAIESIKTYPWPGNIREMRNILERAVLLSTGKMLTKADLRLDTTALPAGAPVFQGRTIEDVERSHIEETLKLEGGNVDRAAVVLGLSRSGLYKKIKKHGIIMSRNVDIRLQST; encoded by the coding sequence ATGATAAAAGGAACGATACTGGTCGTAGATGATGAATCTTACCTGCGACAAATAATTTGTGAGTATTTAAAAGAAGCAGGATATAAAACTGCTGAGGCTGGCAACTGCCAGGATGCGATTAATATGTATCAGGTGATTCAACCTGATGTTGTAGTTTGTGATTATTCTTTGCCGGATGGTACGGCGTTAACGTTACTGCCGCAATTGCGAGCCATTGATAAAAATATTTCGATGATCGTATTAACCGGTCACGGCTCAATTAATCTTGCGGTACAGGCGATCAAAGAAGGCGCCGAGCACTTTCTCACCAAGCCTATCGAATTGGCAACCCTTTGTATTGTGATTGAGCGGATTTTGGAGAACCTGCGAAACCGCCGAAAACAAATTATCAGTGAAGTTCAAAAAGATCGCCTGGATAAAAATCCATTTCTTGGGGTTAGCCCCGCCATGCAACTGCTGGCAGAACAGGTCAGGATGATTATCAATGTCGATACTCCGATTCTCATTGAAGGAGAGACCGGCACGGGAAAGACGAGATTAGCCCGCTGGATTCATGACCATGGGCACCGAGCCAAAGAGCCGTTTGTTGATTTAAATTGTGCCGGGTTATCCCCGGATTTGCTGGAGTCTGAGTTGTTCGGTCATGAAAAAGGAGCCTTTACGGGAGCCATCACCGGGAAGCCCGGTCTGTTTGAAACCGCCAATCACGGAACGGTTTTTCTGGATGAAATTGGCGATATCGATTTAAGAGTTCAACCAAAATTGCTCAAAGCAATCGAGGAACAACGGTTTCGTCGCCTTGGCGGGGTGCGCGATCTTCAAGTCAATATTCGCCTGATTGCCGCCACCCATGAAAACCTCTATCAACTGGTGGAAAGTGGGAAATTTCGGAGCGACCTGTATTTTCGGATTAATACGCTGACCTTGCGAATCCCGCCGCTTCGCAAAAGACCAGATGACATTCCGATTATTGCCCGACACCTGCTTAGGGATCGTTCAACCATGTTGGGACGCGGTGAGATGAGTTTGTCTAGAGATGCGATTGAGTCCATTAAGACTTATCCGTGGCCCGGCAATATTCGGGAGATGCGCAACATTCTCGAACGCGCCGTCTTGCTCAGTACCGGCAAGATGCTAACCAAAGCCGACCTGCGACTCGACACAACCGCTTTGCCCGCTGGCGCACCTGTCTTTCAAGGAAGAACCATTGAGGATGTTGAACGCTCTCATATTGAGGAAACCCTCAAACTCGAAGGCGGCAACGTGGATCGCGCGGCGGTGGTTTTGGGATTATCGAGAAGCGGCTTATATAAGAAGATAAAAAAGCACGGCATTATCATGTCTCGAAATGTAGACATCCGTCTCCAATCAACCTGA
- a CDS encoding DUF4388 domain-containing protein encodes MKGRVVMVDDEEHLVWTISRQFVRESPDIEFEGFVDPVEALARIRQSPPNLLVTDVRMPRMNGLELALKAREVVANLPIIIITAYNTPEVRQEVMRRGAIEYLEKPFDFEVFLAAINRALAKHQGFSGSISLPMLPDLVQIYALANATGALEITRGSESGMIWFERGNVVHAECQNRCGEEAFYNLLTWEGGQFKMNAGEVSTERSITLGWQELLMEGCRLLDEKLEEDWESENEDEPAANHPNSGVNQETVSTACKEILTRVDGSVICGIVNLETGQLMGIHNTLPFTENLNQLFAVAAVDLFRGTRISQIEQMTRAHRGVKEDGKHYFEEIHIISKHHFHFAKTICNGRAVIILVTKKTTYIGRGWAQLKSVLPLLEPLII; translated from the coding sequence ATGAAAGGTCGAGTGGTCATGGTAGATGATGAGGAACACTTGGTTTGGACAATATCCAGGCAATTCGTCCGTGAAAGTCCGGATATCGAATTCGAGGGGTTCGTTGACCCGGTTGAGGCGCTCGCTCGAATCCGACAGTCGCCACCCAATCTCTTGGTCACAGACGTTCGGATGCCACGGATGAACGGCTTGGAACTCGCTTTAAAAGCGCGTGAAGTGGTTGCCAATCTGCCGATCATCATCATCACCGCTTACAACACCCCGGAAGTGCGACAAGAGGTGATGCGGCGCGGCGCCATAGAGTATTTGGAAAAACCATTTGACTTTGAAGTGTTTCTCGCGGCGATTAATCGGGCGCTGGCAAAACATCAAGGATTTTCAGGCTCAATTTCGTTGCCAATGCTTCCCGACCTGGTACAAATCTACGCGCTGGCAAATGCCACCGGGGCGCTTGAGATCACCAGAGGTTCTGAATCCGGCATGATTTGGTTTGAGCGTGGCAACGTTGTCCATGCTGAGTGTCAAAACCGATGCGGCGAAGAAGCCTTTTACAATCTGCTCACCTGGGAAGGCGGTCAATTCAAAATGAATGCTGGCGAGGTATCGACGGAACGAAGCATTACCCTGGGTTGGCAGGAACTCCTCATGGAAGGGTGTCGGTTACTGGATGAAAAACTTGAAGAGGATTGGGAATCCGAAAATGAAGATGAACCGGCGGCAAATCATCCGAATAGCGGGGTCAATCAAGAAACGGTAAGCACAGCCTGTAAAGAGATTCTCACTCGCGTTGATGGGTCGGTGATCTGTGGGATTGTCAATCTCGAAACCGGTCAGTTGATGGGAATTCATAACACCCTGCCGTTCACCGAAAACCTCAATCAACTCTTTGCTGTAGCCGCTGTTGATTTATTCAGAGGCACACGGATCAGCCAAATTGAACAGATGACCCGTGCGCATCGAGGCGTGAAAGAAGATGGAAAACATTATTTTGAGGAGATTCATATCATCTCCAAACATCATTTCCACTTCGCCAAAACCATCTGCAACGGGCGTGCAGTCATTATTCTGGTGACCAAAAAAACCACCTATATCGGCAGAGGTTGGGCGCAATTGAAATCGGTGTTGCCGCTTCTTGAGCCGCTAATCATTTAA